The sequence below is a genomic window from Oxyura jamaicensis isolate SHBP4307 breed ruddy duck chromosome 20, BPBGC_Ojam_1.0, whole genome shotgun sequence.
GCTGAgggtgggctgggagcagctgcagccccagcacgtGGCCGTGTGTTCCCCTTGCTCTCTGAGGCGGCCCTGTGTCACTGTCCCAGTAGCAGAGCCAGCCCAGgtcccagcactgccacaggTCTGCTCTGGTCTTGAGCAAGTGGCTTGGAGTCTCCTGGCCTCGGGTTCCACATGCCAAACTGTAGGGCTTGGCTTGGAGAGCCTCTGGAGGCCTCCAGACCTCAGCCCAAAGTGACTTTGGGCTGTTCCTGGTGCCTTCAGTAAGGACTCAACAAGCACAACAGATCCAGGTAACTTCAGTTACTTGCTCATGGGTTGACCAAAAAGGGACAAAGCTCACGCTGGGGTAAGGCTGAAATCAGCTGGGGCATCTGATGCTGCTCTGAGGCTTCCCGTGCTGCCTTTGGGATTCTCAACACGAAAAGTATCTAGACAAATATTTCAACCTTTTCTGTCTTGAGGAGGGCTGAGAAGTCTCCGCATGCTTTCCTGTGGCAGCCAAAGGCTCCTTGCTTTCTGCTATTTCAATTAAACCCACGGCAGGACGGGCAGAATAAAGGGGAGAGGCACGAGAATATTCCCCTGGCGTCTTTCCGTGTGCCAACACATTGAGTCACATCTCCAGGGTGAGAAATATGATATAAAGATTAGAGAAGGAGGTCAGGCAGCAAATCTGTGATTGTGGGGCTGAAATAGCAGGCGCTCGCTGCGGTTGTCTGTGCCCCGTGAGCTTGCTGGAGGTCAGCTGGGGATACTGGTCCCAGCAGATCCGGGAGGCAGAGGTCCTGCTAGGAGCTGTCAGTGTTTAGAGACACCGGCTGCATCAGAAGCTCAGCTGATGAACTCTGCACCAGCCCAGGAACTGCTCTGggccatttctttcctttgtggtTGAACATGCatatttctggggaaaaaaatgcactctAACACCTTCCTCCCAGAACAAGGACTTGGGCCGTGGATTGCTGCCTCAGCTTCTGGATGGCCCACGCCTCTCTTCCTCCAGGACTGAAGTCTCCTGGCTCAGGTCAGCTGTCCCCCAGGGGCTTGTTTGCAGATGagcatttgcttttgaaagagtCTGGAAGGTGAGCGTTTCCCCTGGTGATTATTCTTTGTCAAAACCTAGAATTATTCCAAGGCCCATTCATTTGGCTGAAAATGCCCGGCAGGAGCAGGCTGCGTGCAGCTCAGGGGACACGTGCAGGGTAAGGATAACAAAGAACAGAGAACCTGCAACAGGAGACATCCCTTGACATGACTGATTGAGCAGTCGGAACTGTCTGACCAGCTGATGTTTTCCTCTTGGCTACACCTTTAGCACATGCTTTCAAAGGCCACATTTAATGTAAAAGTGTAtatggcttttttattttcttgccagCTGCCTCAGAGCCCAGGTACTGCGTGTTTTGGAGCGGAGCTGGCTGGACAAGAGGAGTTCCTCCTagctcagctgctgagcacGGCAGGTATTTTAGGACTAGGTCAGAAAAAGACCCCACCTGCTGTCATGGGGAACACCCCAAAGGGGATGCTCTGCCCATTGGGTTCCCCTCAGAAGGGAAATGCTGGCTGTGGCAAATGCCACCTAATAGCACAAGCTTGTTGGCACTTGTGGGATGTTAAATCCGTGAGGATAAGCTGTGAGACAGACATCTACCACTCACCCTGCAAATGGACCCAGACAAGAAACATCTCTCCCCCAGAGGCAGCCTGAGCTTTAGGGGAAGATGCTAACCCCAGAGAGCATGGGAATGGGCCCCATAAGTGGGGAACTGGCTTTTTCAGAGGAGTCCCCTCAGCATCCAGCAAGGCTTTCCTGTTGCAGCCCTCCCGTCGGGTCTGAAGGCACGATGTGTGTTTGAGAAGCACAGCCTTGTCTCTTAAACACCGTGTCCTTCCAGGTGGCACTTGGCCCAGACGAGCTGCTGAGCGCTGTAACCGGAGAGCACTGCGATGTCCTGGGAAGAGGCTGCTCTCCTTAACCCACACGTGCGTCGGGGAGGGACCAAGGGCGTGCCAGTCCTTATAAAGGGGGGGAAATTTCATTCTCTGTTGCTTTTGGACTGGAAATCCATTCTGTTTCTCTGGTCTTTACGCGATGGTACTCACTGATGGGGCTCTGCAAAACGGCCCCCAGGGCGGATCTGGGGctcagggcagcaggagcacccCGGGGCAGTTAGCCTGAGTTGCAGCCTCTCATGCTGCTCAGGACGAGCTTTGTGTTAGAGACTGAGCCCTGACCTTCCCAAGGGCACACAGCTGGGGACAAGCAGGCACCCAGGGTGTCCGAGGAGTCTGGAGCTTCGTGCTCAGGGTGCAGAAACACGGgaagggagctgctgtgctgggggatgCATCAGCAcccctctgctgggctgctAACGAGCAGCTGAGTGCATGAGACCTGGGGCAGGCTCTGGTTGTGCtttagtttggttttggtttgctttttctttcctccatttcaGCCCAGGGAGTTTAGCCTTGCTGGGGTGCAGGCAGCCTTTCTTTGGCCCCTGaaggagccctgctgctggaaagGGATGTACAAGCCTTCCGCACAGGGTGGGCACCCAGGTTAGGTATTTCTGAGCACCCCTTTGCTAAGTGCTGCGCAGGGCTGGGCTTCACCTCTTTCACATCAGCCCCATCCATCCAAATgggccctgctctgctgctccgGAGTGCGTGCTGCTGTGCAGGTTACAAGCTCTAGAGAAGCACAGGTGTCACAAAAAGGGGAACTGGGAAACAGCTCCACTTTGAAACTGGGCTTCAGTCCAGCAACAGAGAGAAACCGACCTTTGGGCAGCCCTCCAGAGGATTGTGGCTCCAGCTCCAGGGCCAGCCTGTGCCTCAGCCTTTCACTCGAGAGTCTTGCAAATATCCAGACAATGTGTGTAGGGTCTGCACAGCAAGACCCAACATCGGGAGGGGTCTCTGGGTTGATGCAGATTGCCTGCATCTTTCCAGGCACCCATCATTGCTTCCTTGTCATTCATGCCTGGGGCAGCATGTGTTTCTGTTGTCCTCTCCTGGCCCCACCTGCACTTTttgggaagaatttcttttggGCATGGGCCCAAAGGATGGCTCGCTGTCCTGCCAAGCGCAGGCACACGTTAGTGTCCCCATCTTCTAGCCTGAGGCCAGCTCTGTGGTGCTGTCCTGAGCACAAGGACTCTGTGTCCAGGCTTCTGAGTGCATTTTGGATATTCTTTGACACTTTATTGAATAATACTCAGGCAGGAGGTGAATTATGACCTGCAAAACTGCCTGGTGGGatctctgcaaagaaaagccCTGTGGTCAGGTGCAGAACCAAGCTGGGTACGTGGAGAGGCACAGGGGTCGTGGGGACACCGTGTCTAGAGCTGCTCTAATGTTGTCCAAGATCTCCAGCACAGAAGTAGGTGCTATTAGCTGACAGCACACACAGCATTAGCACTGTGCACCCCTTCCACATCACCCATTTTAAACGTGGTTGTGTCTAAGACCTGGCTCTGACCAGCTAAGAACAAGGGTCTGCTCTTCTCCCCATGACACCACGGGCAGCGCTTGTCCTGTCTGTGAATGCACAGCCCTCTCCTGAGCCTCTCACCCCCCTATTTCTCCATATTCTCCATTCCTCCTACACACCAGCAGATAAAGCCCAGTCCCTGTTTTTACACAAGGAGACGTGCTGGCTGCATCGCCCCAGCCCTGCCGTTTCAGCTTGCCCAGGGGAGGATGCGCCCAGGTCCAACCTGCGCGGCTGAATCAGAAGGGGAATATTCGGAGCATTTCTGTCaacctgcagccagcagagcgCTGCCAAGGAGGCCAGGCTGAAACCCGAAGCGGCTCGTTTCTTTCCCCGAGGCTCAGCActtggcagggagcaggaccaggacggGAGGGAGGCGAGCACCCCGGGGGGCTGCCTTACCTGGCTGCCTCTGGGGGTTCATCCCGGCGTCCTCCTTGTCCCAGGGCACGAGGGGAGCTGAGAAGAGCCTGGGCTCATTGCTGGCCCTTCTGCCCCTACGTGTGGTTCGTCCCTTTGCTGCCCCACGTGTTGACCATCTCCTTCAGTGAGGAAAATCAACGGGCTGGCTTTCCCCCTTGAAAAGTGGGGAGCTAGTGCGAGGCTTCCCgcagggcagagccagccctgcacgGCACTCTCCCCCCCAgcccttttctcctttatagCTCGGCGTTATCTCAAGGTCCCTGGTGCTGTTTGCCTTGCCTCGCAGCACCTGCCTGCCAGCCGCCCGCTTCCCACCcatctccctcctgctcctggtggcGGGGGGCTCGGGCGTGCAGCGCCCCTCAGGGTGGGGGAACCCCCCCATGGGGAGTGAGAAAAGCAGGTAGCTCTGGGAATTGCCCAGTGTGGGTTAGTGGGAGGGATACTCGAGGGGTTTCTCAGCTTCCCCATCCCTATCAGCCTTGCTGCTGGGTGTTTGATTAAACTGGGGACAGCCAAAACAACCTTCTTGGAGCTGGATGCGCGGCTgagctgctgtgccctgcctggTCCAGCCCCTCCAGCCACGGGGAGCGTGAAGGCTTCATCCAACACTTGGATGCTGTTAAAAATAGATCAGTTGTGAACTGGTTTTCTCCTCCTTGGTTCCTGGCCTGCGAGCTCATTCCTCCCTCTGGGCTGGCTCTGAAGCTCTCTGGATGCTGCGAGACGCGGGCTCGGTGCCAGCCTGCCGCTGCAGGGAGGCTTGGAGAGCAGAGACCTGCAGAAGTGAAATAGGTGGCACGGCTGCCCGCGGAATATTTGGCAGTTAGTGAGCACTttctgctataaaaataaataataaaaaataaaaagcatcgCAGGAGGGGCTCTGtgaggctgcagccccagggcagcagctggggctggtggtgctCCCCGGTGAGGGGCTGTGCCTCGTCCGTCCTCTGCCCCTGTCTGCCTTCAGCTTccagcccctgggtgctgccggGGCTCTCCTGCTGGATTCTGCTCCTAGAAACCTTCCTCGTGGAGCTGGCTCCGTGAGTGGGCACAAATCGAAGTCTGGCCAAGTCAAAGGTGAACAGCAAGTCTCTCACTGTGAGGCTGGTATTCGGGACTCCACTTTCCTCTTGCAGcccttttctgtccttctgaCTTCTCCAGTGTTGTTTTTCAGGTGTGAACACTGGAGGCAATTTTAAGACGCAGCTGTGCAACCTGTTATCAGCATCAAATACATTGGGTTCAGGGCTGCACACAATCTCTCAGCAATTAAGTGGAAACCCCGGTGATGAATTACAACTGAGACCTCACGGGGCTAAGCAAATATCGGCCGATAACCACCGATAAAGTGAATTTCCAGTGTGCTTTTTCAACAAGCACTGTTCCAGCGCCTGCTCCCCATCTCCCTGGGGAAGCCACACTGCCTGCAGTATTTCCCTGCCGCCCCTTGGGTTcccaacctgtgccagggctgctctggATGCTGGGGCTTTGGGCTCCCTCCTGGTGATCCCCGTTATCCAGCGGTGCCCGGGCACCTCCGGATTTTGCTCTCGTTGCACCAAGGCTGTGCTGTTGCAGCCCCCAGGGTTGCCATTTCTTTCACTAGGCTCAGATGTGGCAGGAGGGCTGGCACCTGCTCAGTCCCTGCCTTATAGCCCCCCCCAAATAATTCCACGGAAATACAGGAGCCAGACGAGGGCAGCCAAAgccaaggaaggaaaacagagatgggcagggagggagacaAGCAGCAAGCTGAGGTTTTGGATAGCTGATCTAAACATCTCTTCCCTCGGCTATCCCACCTCAAATGCCCAGATCCTTCACCCAGGTCCCACAAGCCCATCTGCACAGGCACCATCACCTGTGTATGCAGACgtctttgctttctgctctcccagGGCAGCCTGGAAAAAGGCAGAGAATAAATTCACAGAGCTTCTTGGAAAAGCAGTCTTTGCCAGTGACTCAGTGAGACTTCTGAGCAGGTTTTGCCTGGGCTGGCATTTAATTTTGGGGTGTCTCTTCCCAGCACGGAGCAGGTGGCCCCGTGATGCTGGGACTGGTGGAGCCGTGGCCGCGCGTCCCCGGGCGCGGAGCTCCCCTCGTCCTCTGGCTGCGGCGAGCGGCCGTAGCGCCAGGCAGGGAGTGCTTGGCTGAACATCCCAGCCGCATGGTTTGTGAGTGAAAATAAGGCTTGTCCGGTGGCCAGCTCCACCCAGAGCAGAAAATCAGGCCGGGTTTTTCACTTGGCAAATCGTCGCTATTGTAATGAAACGTAGCGGCGCTGAGGCTGCCCGTCCTCTCTTGGAACAGTCCCCGCCTGGGTTTCAGGGAGGTTTGGGGACAGATCTGGCAcaatttctgctgctgtctggggGTTTTGGCAGTGCCAGGGGCACCCCCTGCCCGTGGGGTttgcctgcaggagctgtgagCCGTCGGGGTCAGCACTGACAGCACATCTCCTCCCCGCAGGGCCCGCAGCAATGATGAAGCTCCTGCCGGtcgctcctctcctcctgcttgtcCTAACGACGCTGGAAGCCAGACCAAAGCCTGCAGGTgagccccagctgctgtgaaTTGCCTAGAGGGGAGAGAAGTGAGTGTGTGAGGGCAGCGAAGCTCTCGGAGGAAGGCTTGGCAGGGGCCTGATGCTTTGGGGCATCCCCAGGAGGATGTGGGGTCCTCACCTGCACCCCTCCACGCATGTGGGTCTCCTGGTGGGGGGACAAAGCAAATTCAGGGGCACCTCCCTCGGCAGAGGTGGCCAGATCGGTTCCAGTTTCAAAAACCATGAAAGCACCATATGGAGAAAGGAGCTGAGTATGTCTCAGAAACCTCTGGGCACTTGGGAGCAGCTGGGATGACAGCCCCAGTCTGGGCATCGTCCCAAGGGGGCTCGGAGTGTTTGCTTACCATTACGGCCAAATTCTCCCAGGCTCTGGTGCACACAAGCCAAGGAAAATATGTTCATTGGCTTTTCACTTGCTAAACACCCGCCCAGTTTGCACTGGAAGTTGCACCCCTGTATCCAAGAGAGGCTGTTTGGCTCGACCCTCTCGATGTGCATGTCTGTAGCAAGgcttttcattgtcttttttatttttttctttaccctttaaaaaaaaaaaaaaaagaatagaaagaatAGAAAGCTCTGGTTTTAGACAGGAActggaaaaatgcagtaaaaaacaggaggctgcagctgcaggaggaacaGAGGAATTGCTGCGGAGATGAACACGCCACTGCCTAAAACTGCCTGAGCCTTGCCAGGGCCAATCCGGACAGAGGTGTTTGTGCAGGGGCAGGGCAGCAAGAGGatttggggacatggggacactgcCATTCCCTATAGCCCCGTGGCCAGGACATGTGTTCCCTGCTTCTTGTTCCCACTCCCTCCCTACCAGGCACCCTCCATAGGTTCATTTGGCAGTGCAAAGGTGCCGGTGAGCCCCGACctgccctctccttcccctATGAGCACCCCTAAAGCCACCTGAACGGGACACCTCTGCTCCTCGCAGGCTAAACCACCTCCTTGCCCTCTTCCAGCCCTCAAGTGCAGGACGGGCCCCCTGGACATCGTCTTTGTGATCGACAGCTCCCGCAGCGTGCGCCCCTTCGAGTTCGAGACCATGCGGCGCTTCATGATCGACATCATCGGCAACCTGGACGTGGGCCCCAACGCCACGCGCGTGGGGGTGATCCAGTACTCCAGCCAGGTGCAGAACATCTTCTCCCTCAAGACCTTCTTCACGCGGGAGGACATGGAGAAGGCCATCAACGGCATCGTGCCGCTGGCCCAGGGCACCATGACGGGGCTGGCCATCCAGTACACCATGAACGTGGCCTTCACGGTGCAGGAGGGCGCGCGCCCACCACACAAGAAGATCCCCCGCATCGCCATCGTGGTGACCGATGGGCGGCCCCAGGACCGGGTCACTGAGGTGGCCACGCAGGCCCGGGACGCTGGCATCGAGATATACGCTGTGGGCATCCAGCGGGCAGACATGAGCTCGCTGCGGGCCATGGCCTCGCCGCCGCTGGAGGAGCACGTCTTCCTCGTGGAGTCCTTTGAGCTCATCCGGCAGTTCGGGAAGCAGTTCCAGGACAAGCTGTGCGGTGGGTGAGAGCCGCGGCGGCGGGGTGGTGACGGGGGTCCCGGTGCCTGCTCCTCACCCTGTACCAAGAGCAGGAGAGAGAATGGCCCTCAGGGGGTGTTTAGGTGGTCTCACGCAGCCTTGGCCCGCAGGAGCTGTGCCTCACACAGGGGCTGAGATGTGCTCTGGGGCAGGCTGCCCTTCTGGCAATGCCTTTGCCTGCTGCCTCCATGTCCCAGTGCCCATTTCCCAGCCGGGTCTGTTCACGTGGATGTGCAGACATAGCTACCTGGGCTCCTTCATGAAGAACAGCTGAGCTCAGGGTCTCAGCAATATCAAGTAATATTGAGCATCCATTTAGTGCTCGGGCAGACCCAAACGCCAAAGTCGTTCAGAAACCTGCACAGCACAAGGGGTTCCTGTGCCTGTGCACTGGAAATCAGCCCTGTGGGTCAccccatggggacagggactgTGCAGGAGAGCTGTACGGGAGCCCATGGGCCGCTCTGACCCCTCTCTGTCTTCCAGGGGTGGACATGTGCGTGGAGCGTGACCAcggctgccagcacagctgcgTGAGCACCCCCGGCTCCTTCTACTGTGAATGCAACCCCGGCTACAGGCTCAACGCAGATGGAAAGACCTGCTTCCGTAAaaacctttttctcttctaactCTCACAAGGGACTGGCGGGTGCAGGTGTTTTGGAGGGGAGCTGAAATGCAGCAGAGGGCCCCGcgaggccagcagcaggcggGTGCACTGTGCACCTTTGGGTgccaggagggcagagcagtATTGACTGCTTCTGGCCACCACCTTTCCTTCTCGCCTCGTGGTGCCCCAGGAACACCGAGGCAGGAAGGTGACGGGTGTCTGCTTCCCCCGCAGCCATCGATGCGTGTGCTGACGGGAGGCACGGCTGCGAGCACCAGTGCGTCAGCGCTCGTGGGTCTTACTCGTGCCGCTGCCGCCCAGGTTACTACCTCAACCAGGACAAGAGGACCTGCACCAGTACGTGTCTGTCTCCCCCCACggcttcttcctttccttcatttgaTTCTTCTCATCCTCCCCTTGTCCCTCAGTAtgtctcctcttccctttcccctgccCTTGCTCATGCTGGAAACACGGGCTCAGCATCTCCCCAGCTTTACTCGGCTGCCACAAGCTGGGCCCTGGTCCTGCCCCACGCCACAGCGGGACCCGCAGAGCCCCCTGCCAGCCTCCCCctgcttccttctctccccagtGATCGATTATTGCAGCTTCGGAAACCACAGCTGCCAGCACGAGTGCGTGAGCATCCCCAGCGGGCACCGCTGCCGCTGCCGCCATGGCTTCACGCTGCAGCCCGacggcagctcctgcaggggtGAGTCCCGTGGGATGCACAGGGGCTTTGGGTCCCCTGCTCACACGGGGATAACCCCGTGCCCTGGCCTTGTCCCCCAGCCACCGACCTCTGCAACGGAGTGGATCACGGCTGCGAGTTCAAGTGCGTGACCAGCGAGGGCTCGTACCGCTGCGTGTGCCCCGAGGGGCAGCGGCTCCAGGCTGACGGAAAGGGGTGCAGCCGTGAGTACCGGGGTGACGCAGTGAGTTTTGGGGTGCAGCAGTGAGTGCCGAGGTGCTGCTCACCCTCTGGCCGGCAGTGTGGGGCTTCCGGGCACCCAGCTCCCAGCGAGGGCTTCACCCACATGGGCAGCTGCAAGGGGCTCTGTGTGGATGGATGAGGGCTTGTGTCCGCAGAGACAGAGCCCAgagggtgcagcaggagatTTGGGGGAATGTTCAGGAAAAGGAAGACCTAGGAGGGATGTCCAGGGGACCCTGGGGTGGCTGTGGAGCAGGTTAGAGGGAGGTCCCCAGGCGTTCTTGCCCCACTTCGCAGCCTCACCCCCTCCCAGGGGCCCAAGCAGTGTCCCGCCGGTCCCTTCTCACCGTGCCATGTGCCCGCAGGGTGCGGGGCCGGGCACGTCGACCTGGTGATGGTGATCGACGGCTCCAAGAGCGTCCGGCCCCAGAACTTCGAGCTGGTGAAGCAGTTTGTGAACCGCATAGTGGACCTGCTGGAGGTGTCCCCGCAGGGCACGCGGGTGGGGCTGGTGCAGTATTCCAGCCGCGTCCGCACCGAGTTCCCCCTCAACAAGTACCACAGCGCAGACGAGATCAAGGCAGCCGTGATGAAGGTGGAGTACATGGAGAAAGGCACCATGACCGGCCTTGCCCTCAAGCACATGGTAGAGCACAGCTTCTCGGAGCTGGAAGGGGCCAGGCCCCTCTCCCACAACGTACCCAGAATTGGGCTCGTCTTCACGGACGGGCGCTCCCAGGACGACATCTCTGAGTGGGCCAAGAGAGCAAAAGAGTCAGGTGAGAGGGGCGGGGGGCTGGGAACCATCCCAGGATGGTTCCTTGGGATGGTTGGCTCTTGGGACATGGTTTAGCCTGCTCACAGCACCCAGGCTTGTGGAGCTGCATTGTCTGCATCCCAGCCATGCCTGCACTGTGGTGTCAGGATGCTCTGAACAGCACCGCTAATGCCGCAGCATGCAccgtgctggtgctgctgtgcccctgCCCCTTCCTGCCTGTCCTTCCCAAATCCATGCCGCACATGGGGGAAGCCTCAGGGTGCAGAAGCACTCAGCCTTACTCGCTCTGGGTTTGGGAATCGCCTGCCGTGGGGTGCTCAGGGTCCAGCTTCGCCCTGCAGGCATCGTCATGTTCGCCGTGGGTGTTGGCAAGGCAGTGGAAGAGGAGCTGCGGGCCATCGCCTCCGAGCCGGTGGAGCAGCATTTCTCCTACTCGGCAGACTTCACCACCATGACCCACCTGGTGGAAAACTTCAAGCTGAACATCTGCCCAGGTGGGTGCCCAGCCATGagccctcctctccccaagGAGCCCGCAGGGTGACTCGTGCCCCTGCCACCCCGCGGCTCACCCATCGCCACCATCATCATCCATGAGGCTTGTGGCAGcctggcaggggcaggcagagcccctAACCTaagccccagggctgctgtaCCCCTAGGGTACCCCTCTCCTGATCTCCTCTTGCTGTTGTTGATAGAGGGGTGGCTCTCAGGGAGGGATTATTTGGAAGAGGAgaagctgggggtggggggtttAATGCAAAAGGGCTGGAAAACGAGGGGGTGGTGCTGCATCCGGGGGGGATGTGAGCGGAGCCGGCCGTGGCACTGTGCCCTGAGCGCTCCCAAATCCCACGGACAcagaggagggcagaggggagacGGAGATCCGGAGCCCATGCGAGTGTGAGGCACTGGTGCAGTTCCAGACGAACACCGTGGCCATCCTGCAGAGCCTGACCGAGAGGAATATCCTTTGGGTGCTGCGTGGGCTCGCCGGGGCGCAGAGCAGCCCGCAACTCTAGGGGGCTGCATCCGAACTGCAGCCGGGGGAggcacggggctggcagcggggatGGGAGGTGGGGACGGCcggggcagcctgtgctggccAGTGAACACTGTGGGatctttcaacagaaaaaaagcagcgCTGTGACATCTCACAGCATGGGTCCCAGCCACGGGAGGGTCCCTGGGTGCCAGCAGGCGCAGGTAAGGCTCAGTCCATGCTCGCTTGGGGCACGTTTCTCGCTCTTTGCCCAGCTCACAGTTTCCTTAGCCTGCTCACTTGCTCAGATGACGGCCAGACTGGAAGCCTTGGAGAAGCAGATCGCCCGCAAGAAGTGATCCTCGCGGAGAGCCGCAGTGCTCAGGCAGGGCACGGGGATCTCCAGTAGCTACGTGGAGCTGTTATTGCTAGCTTATGTGTAAAGCATCGTTGTTTGTTCTTGTATCACAAAATCCCAAGGGGACGTGgagtgtatttaaaaaaaaaaaaaaaaaagggggaaaaaaaaaaagaacttgagcAGAAGCCCTGCGGCGAAGCGAATGGGTTCAGCCCTTGCAGTTGCCTTGTTCCTCCAAGCTGGGGTGAGCTGGGCAGGCTGGGCGCTGGAAGAGGAGATGTGGcacagctcctacagctcctggctccagcccCAGTGCTCACCGAGGTGCTTTGTGAGAGAAAAACCCAGCCGTGAGGGCACCCGGAGAGCTGCTGCCGGCAGGGCAAGCCCGAGCTGCCAGCAGCGTGGGGCTGGACGGGGTGTAAGCCCCTTGGCCGTGGGGACACAGCCCTGGCATGCACCCACGGGTGAGCGGGCATCAGGATCCCCTCGTCCCTGTTTTGGCAGGGTGGTTTGGGAATTGGTCATTATCTTGTGTTttcgtttgttttgttttgtttgttttttatcacaTAGCAAAATGGTAATAATTCTTTCTATAAATAtctatgtgtgtgtatatatatatttcatgtcAAGAACAGGGTAGTGCTATTTTAAACACTTATTTTATATATGG
It includes:
- the MATN4 gene encoding matrilin-4 translates to MMKLLPVAPLLLLVLTTLEARPKPAALKCRTGPLDIVFVIDSSRSVRPFEFETMRRFMIDIIGNLDVGPNATRVGVIQYSSQVQNIFSLKTFFTREDMEKAINGIVPLAQGTMTGLAIQYTMNVAFTVQEGARPPHKKIPRIAIVVTDGRPQDRVTEVATQARDAGIEIYAVGIQRADMSSLRAMASPPLEEHVFLVESFELIRQFGKQFQDKLCGVDMCVERDHGCQHSCVSTPGSFYCECNPGYRLNADGKTCFPIDACADGRHGCEHQCVSARGSYSCRCRPGYYLNQDKRTCTMIDYCSFGNHSCQHECVSIPSGHRCRCRHGFTLQPDGSSCRATDLCNGVDHGCEFKCVTSEGSYRCVCPEGQRLQADGKGCSRCGAGHVDLVMVIDGSKSVRPQNFELVKQFVNRIVDLLEVSPQGTRVGLVQYSSRVRTEFPLNKYHSADEIKAAVMKVEYMEKGTMTGLALKHMVEHSFSELEGARPLSHNVPRIGLVFTDGRSQDDISEWAKRAKESGIVMFAVGVGKAVEEELRAIASEPVEQHFSYSADFTTMTHLVENFKLNICPEEGRGETEIRSPCECEALVQFQTNTVAILQSLTERIAQMTARLEALEKQIARKK